A window of the Corallococcus exiguus genome harbors these coding sequences:
- a CDS encoding deoxynucleotide monophosphate kinase family protein: MNSASSLVCLAGVSGAGKDTLGGFLAKQYGFERVALADPIKAALMGLLQLDPAQLWGERRNEVDPRFGRAPRELYQRFGQACLELDPEVWLRPFRMRVEAIRRAGGRVVCTDLRTQAEWRAARELGATIWLIERPGAGAPGALSRHATEMELLGLDRSSFDAVLRNDGSPEALYLTVKRMVEGGIDSRAT; the protein is encoded by the coding sequence ATGAACTCGGCCTCCAGTCTTGTATGTCTCGCGGGAGTCTCCGGTGCGGGCAAGGACACACTGGGCGGCTTCCTGGCGAAACAGTATGGCTTCGAGCGGGTCGCGCTCGCGGACCCCATCAAGGCGGCGTTGATGGGCTTGCTTCAGCTCGATCCCGCCCAGCTCTGGGGTGAGCGCCGCAATGAGGTGGACCCACGGTTCGGCCGCGCGCCCAGGGAACTCTACCAGCGATTCGGCCAGGCCTGCCTGGAGCTGGATCCCGAGGTCTGGCTGCGGCCCTTCCGGATGCGGGTCGAAGCCATCCGTCGCGCGGGAGGACGCGTCGTCTGCACGGACTTGCGGACCCAGGCGGAATGGCGGGCTGCGCGGGAGCTGGGGGCCACCATCTGGTTGATTGAACGGCCCGGCGCGGGCGCTCCAGGTGCATTGTCGCGTCACGCCACGGAGATGGAGCTCCTGGGGCTCGACCGAAGTTCTTTCGACGCCGTCTTGAGGAATGACGGCTCACCCGAGGCCCTGTACCTCACCGTGAAACGCATGGTCGAGGGAGGCATCGACTCGCGGGCCACCTGA
- a CDS encoding viperin family antiviral radical SAM protein, protein MHSLSATPFPATAQVMPPSVNFHLWEPCNMRCRFCFATFQDVRKDVLPKGHLPKQEALRLVELLALRFQKITFAGGEPLLCSWLPDLVAAAKAKGATTMLVTNGSRLDADTLARLRGVMDWVTLSIDSVSPQTHAALGRAVQGKALPVEHYLSLAERIRAAGMRLKVNTVVTNLNAGEDQTAFLQELRPERWKLLRVLSVEGQNTGKVEALHCSREDFEAFVDRHRCLERDGIILVPEDNEDMRGSYAMIDPAGRFFDNVQEGHRYSAPILQCGLDAAWSQVQFSMERFIGRDGHYAFGGES, encoded by the coding sequence ATGCACTCGCTGTCCGCCACGCCGTTCCCGGCCACCGCCCAGGTGATGCCGCCCTCGGTCAACTTCCACCTGTGGGAGCCGTGCAACATGCGTTGCCGGTTCTGCTTCGCCACCTTCCAGGATGTCCGCAAGGACGTGCTCCCCAAGGGGCACCTTCCCAAGCAGGAGGCGCTGAGGCTCGTGGAGCTGTTGGCGCTCCGCTTCCAGAAGATCACCTTCGCGGGAGGCGAGCCCCTGCTCTGCTCGTGGTTGCCGGACCTCGTGGCAGCCGCCAAGGCAAAGGGGGCCACCACGATGTTGGTGACCAATGGCAGCCGGCTAGATGCGGACACCCTCGCACGCCTTCGCGGCGTGATGGATTGGGTGACGCTCAGCATCGACAGCGTATCGCCGCAGACGCATGCCGCACTGGGGCGGGCCGTCCAGGGCAAGGCGCTGCCGGTCGAGCACTACCTGTCCCTCGCGGAGCGGATCCGCGCGGCGGGCATGCGCCTCAAGGTGAACACGGTCGTCACGAACCTGAACGCGGGTGAGGACCAGACGGCGTTCCTCCAGGAGTTGCGGCCCGAACGTTGGAAGCTGTTGCGCGTCCTCAGCGTCGAGGGACAGAACACCGGCAAGGTAGAAGCCCTGCACTGCTCTCGGGAGGACTTCGAAGCCTTCGTCGACCGCCATCGCTGTCTGGAGCGCGACGGCATCATCCTGGTGCCTGAAGACAACGAAGACATGCGCGGCAGCTACGCGATGATCGACCCGGCAGGCCGGTTCTTCGACAACGTCCAGGAAGGTCATCGCTACAGCGCCCCCATCCTCCAGTGCGGCCTGGATGCGGCATGGTCCCAGGTCCAGTTCTCCATGGAGCGCTTCATCGGTCGCGACGGCCACTACGCGTTCGGAGGTGAGTCATGA
- a CDS encoding sigma-70 family RNA polymerase sigma factor — protein sequence MAQQGESGPPPRRTAGWQLVLVALALAILSIKVVIPGVFVGIGATGLMGFAIAAVLLERMGALSAGIFEGAAQLSVIFLGMALIAFAAITGWNGYRRLAGRVGPPPLLIRSPWALVGLLLFLACKWAIPDAGERLALPVLSGAIVIAFSVWTLITVSVLLFRMSVGMLRLSWRIAQASPFGAGGLTLAALAATGLIPSVDSLAEALPARAQTVASARPARCDSLSWECSRQALLAAQPSRPAPVYAAPEDGYEGVTGASFTASADSTVTLNTRSCLEKQFQQREMMTKARRIAQGLVGTSDAEDLVHSILLNICLRKRPPDDFEQFFLRSVQYGAMKRFGRVIRSCSIDESLEPQCTIRPDDQYIQLESHQTLHDAICALPEKHQEIIQMRYFEELSDDEIGARLGIFPDAVRKRTQRARDQLRTIFLQQCQ from the coding sequence ATGGCACAGCAGGGGGAGTCCGGACCGCCACCCCGACGGACCGCGGGCTGGCAGTTGGTCTTGGTGGCGTTGGCACTCGCAATCCTCTCCATCAAGGTCGTCATCCCCGGCGTCTTCGTGGGCATCGGAGCCACCGGGCTCATGGGCTTCGCGATCGCGGCGGTCCTCCTTGAGCGGATGGGGGCGCTCTCGGCAGGTATCTTCGAGGGTGCGGCTCAACTCTCGGTCATCTTCCTGGGCATGGCCTTGATCGCCTTCGCGGCCATCACCGGATGGAACGGATACCGGCGTCTGGCTGGCAGAGTGGGCCCGCCGCCCCTCCTCATACGCTCGCCCTGGGCCCTGGTGGGACTGCTGCTGTTCCTGGCGTGCAAGTGGGCCATCCCCGATGCAGGTGAGCGCCTTGCCCTGCCCGTGCTGTCCGGTGCGATCGTCATCGCCTTCTCGGTCTGGACCCTCATCACCGTGAGCGTGCTGCTGTTCCGGATGAGCGTAGGGATGCTCCGGCTCTCATGGCGAATCGCCCAGGCCTCGCCCTTTGGAGCCGGGGGCTTGACCCTGGCGGCGCTCGCGGCCACGGGGCTGATTCCCAGCGTGGACTCTCTCGCCGAGGCCCTCCCGGCCCGTGCCCAGACCGTGGCGTCCGCGCGTCCGGCCCGCTGCGATTCGTTGTCCTGGGAGTGCTCGCGGCAGGCGCTCCTTGCCGCCCAACCCTCACGACCCGCGCCTGTCTACGCAGCGCCAGAGGATGGATACGAAGGCGTCACAGGGGCCTCCTTCACGGCCTCCGCTGATTCCACGGTCACACTCAACACGCGCTCCTGCCTGGAGAAGCAATTTCAGCAACGGGAGATGATGACCAAGGCTCGCCGGATCGCACAGGGGCTGGTTGGCACTTCCGATGCGGAGGACCTGGTTCATTCCATCCTCCTGAACATCTGCCTGAGGAAGCGCCCTCCCGATGATTTCGAGCAGTTCTTCCTCCGCTCGGTTCAGTACGGAGCCATGAAGCGGTTCGGCCGTGTGATCCGCTCGTGCTCAATCGACGAGTCACTGGAACCTCAGTGCACGATCAGGCCTGACGACCAGTACATTCAGCTCGAGTCTCACCAGACCCTCCACGATGCGATCTGTGCGCTCCCCGAGAAGCATCAGGAGATCATCCAGATGCGCTACTTCGAGGAGCTGTCCGACGACGAGATTGGCGCCCGGCTCGGGATCTTTCCCGACGCCGTCCGCAAGCGGACCCAGCGAGCCCGGGATCAATTACGGACCATTTTTCTCCAGCAATGTCAGTGA